The Alosa alosa isolate M-15738 ecotype Scorff River chromosome 8, AALO_Geno_1.1, whole genome shotgun sequence genome contains the following window.
CCCAGGTTGTTGTTGGTACCCTGGAGTATTAAACATGTGTTACTGTCTTCCATTTTACACTTGGCTTTTAGCCAGCTCGCTGTGGGACGTTTAATTCGCCTATTGAAAATGTTTTTAGCCCAGGAAACGAATGACAGCGCAGTGTACTCTGCCGGTCACTGTTCTGAGTCAGACTCGGCTAATGTGAAGCGTCTCAGGCTTTTGCTGGCCGAAACGAGACATCACTTGGAGTCAGAAAAGTGGAGGGGGCATGTGTCAAATATGGCGGAGAGGCGGGGTGTTGTTTTGGAGAGAGCCTTTGATGAATTACTGGACCATTTAACCAATTTCAACCAAGGGCCAGGTCTTTAATGTTATGCAAATATGCACGATATGCAAATGTTAAAAGCTGAAAACGACGCCGTGCGCTATATGCTGACCGTGATTGACGTGTTTTCCAAACGAGCCTACGTACACACTTTAAAAAGTAAAACAGGGGCTGAAGTGACAGCCGCCTTTGATGATGTTTTACAGCAGTCTGGGATACCTGCTAAGTTACAAACTGATAATGGCAAAGAGTTTTTTAATAAGGATTTCCAAAAAAAGGTTTAACCTGACTCTCAAAAGTCGCATGTGGCGATATTTCACAGCGAAAAACACCCGCCGCTACATCAACATCTACCTGACCTTATCCATAGCTATAATCACAGTTTTCACTCCAGTATAGGTATGAGACCCATTGACGTGAATCCTGAAAACACTCTCGAGGTATTTCAAACGCTGTATGACGTGCAGGAGGACTGCTAAAAAAACAAAGTTTAAATTCCTCCGAGGTGACACAGTGCGTCTGTCTAAATTAAGGGGCGTGTTTGATAAACGCTACGAATAGACGTTCACCTCCGAGCTATTTATTGTCAAGGAGAGACACGAGCGCCAGCCTCCGGTGTATAAAATCCAGAATTTTGACGATGAAGAGATCAAAGGTACTTTTTACGAGCCAGAGCTGCAGTGGGGGCCAACAAAGTGTTTTACGTGGATAAAGTTCTACAGACCACCACCAGGGCTGGAAAACGTTATTGCTTTGAAAAATGACAAAGCCGACATAGCCATAGAGTCGGTGACACTTTTGCCCTCTCCTCAGAACAGTAGAAATTAAAGGTCAGCAACATTATTTCGTCAACATTCAATACGATCGCCTGCACTACATGCCCGTCAGCCAGTCACATATAGAGAACATCAGAATTGAGTTGAAAAACGATCAGAATAAATTCATCAACTTTACTTATGGTAAGGTCATAGTTTAATTACACTTCAGACCGGCCAAGACATGGTCCAAAAGAAGGGGGGTGGTCTTCATTTTTTATGTAGACTACCAGAAATTAAACTCTGTAACCTACAAAGATGTGTACCCACTTCCTGGAACTGAAAAGACATGGCACTCAACATTGGACTTGGATATTGGCAGATGTAGGTTGGTGATAAAAAGGGATAAACAGTAAACAGCCTTTGCCACACCCATGGGCCTGTATGAATTCCAAAGATTGACTTTTGGGTTACGTAATGGACCTGAAACATTTCAAAGACTGATGTAGCAATGCTTGGGGGACCTGAATTTAGATACTGTATTAATCTATTTTGATGATGTGATTATATTTTTTCCCAGCTTTGAAAGCCATGTACAACATCTAGAAGAGGTAGGCTATATCATAGAATGAGGTCCTTTGgacaaaaaaaaccctgaaaacTGTTCACTCTGCCAAAAGCAGGTTAGGATCTAGCCATCTAGGATCTTAGGACACCTGGTGGATTCAGAAGGAGTTCAGCCTGATctgaaaaaaaacatctgcAGTGCAAAACTGGAAAATCCCATCAACCGTCCATAATGTATGATTTCTAGGATTTGTCGGGTATTACCGACGGTTCATCGGAGGATTCTCAAAGATACACCGGCCTCTTAATGCCCTCTTACAAAATACAACTAAGtatgggaaaaaaagagtgTTCCAGTAGAATGGACACCCGAATGTCTAACGTCCttttgttaatccttcacctccacaacaaaagcattttcattgtgtacaggtgggataagtcatgagaagtttgctTTTTACAGcacagtaaaatataaatatattgtaattctagagggagctctacagtcatcaaaaatacctaaacctgcatagtgcaTAGGGAGTGGTAATGTTATGTGGAACCAACATGTAAACAAACCAGCTGTAGCCTATTTACTGATGACTGATTACACTGTGTTATTGGATCACAATTGTAGAGGCGAGAGGCACTTTTATAAGCCGATGTAAGCATACATGTGTGAGGCGATTCCTGCCTTGgctctggtgtgtttgtgtgtgttttaatggtgTGGTGGTGGATCACTAAGGAGCTGGCGGACGCGGATATATCGCCTGTGAAGAAAACAGTCCTATGGATAGGTGTCTGTTGGAATCTCAAGAAGAGAAACAGACTGAGTGATCCGATGACGCCACCAgcattttgtattttgtctAAATCCTTCCCTGAGTTGGTGTGGGTGCAGGGGGGTGCTTCATTACAGCAAAGAGTGACCTAATTAATGAAGGAAGTCAAGTTAATTCTAAGGTGGCGTAACCAAGATACTAAACCTGTGACAGAATCACCTTGTGGCTTTAGTTTTAATGTATTCTGTCTTTATTTACCCTTAGATTAGATAGGATGTGACGTCCCTGTTTATATGCACAGAACCAACCGACCAGGCTTGTAAATTGCAGTTTTTAATGTAGACTAAGATATATTTGGAACAATGTTTTTTCAGTCCATAAATAAACTACAACTACTACATTACCAGTTTGGACAAattttgtgacctgtgaaaactgtTTAGTGTTTTTGATAAAATCCAATAAATAAGAATGATAACAAAAAAGCTGTATTGTGTATAGTTATGCTATCCCTGATTAAAAAAGCTACTGTAGTTCATATCCATGTCTGAATTGCAAACAATCTAGCATTTAGAGGAAACGGCTGAGTTTCTCCTGAGCCAGGCTGAGATGCTCGATGCGGCCCTGCAGGTTGTTACGGCGACGGCTGCAGTCCGAGCCCTCGCACAGAGCCTTGTCCACGTCCACCCCCTCGATGAGGCCAAGCATCTCACTGCACAGCACCCGAGCTGACTCCTTCAACAAGAAGAACTGGATCAGCATGGGAATCTGGTCCGCCAAGCACTGAATCACTatctgagagagaaacagagaagcaACTGAGTTAGCTGAGCTGGCCTGACTTTTTCAGATGTTTCCAGAAGCAGATAGGCTATCCCTTCAGTTTAACTTTaatattcattttattttcaaacGCAAGGTTGAATCGTCACCTCATAGTACGCCTGAAGCATTTCAGGATACTTGCTCCTGCTGTCATATTCAGTGCAGTTCTCCACAGAGGGATCTCCCTCCTTCTTCAGGGTCTTGAAGTAGATGGTGTCCTGTGTGTAGACCAGCTGTTCCATCTTAAACTGCTCCTTGATTCTCTCCTCCACTTTGGCCTCCTGACTCGACTGAATTTTGTCAATCTTGTTCTGGGAgtgcacacaaaacaaaagcaaatcaGGGCATTTGTGTGACAGGACTGTCAGTTTTTGAACAGAAGGGAAAAGCAGGgaatataataaattaatgTCTGACTGAGGTCTTACCAATAACAGTAAAACTATGTGAAAAGGTAATTGAAATAGATTTACCATTGTGACACACTGGAGGAAAGggtagtttgagaagcaggttTTTGAGACATCGCTGAACTGCTCtcctaaaagagtacacctgaaaactgtttgaaattctggggcaattagacatttgtaaagaagaacactaatggatgacaTATAAaagatagacttaatgatgaaggaaaaatagtaaacaaagaagttcccctttATGCCATTGAGTGTTGTGCCATTCTGATTCTTGGaaactgatgagtgtgaatgttgattgcctgatgttattgaggtgctgttcaatgtgaatattatatgaccagcagggattcgaactctcaacctaagaaacagcagtacaaggcattatcccactgagccactgacagtCCTACATATTGGccactcacattcacatggtgaaaatgtgtgttggcaaacacacaagaaaaactcccaAGCATAcgtttgacaataaaatgaagggctttcctaaaagagtacacctgaaaactgTTTGAAATTCTGgagcaattagacatttgtagagaagaacactaatggataaaatataaatatgatagacttaatgatgaaggaaaaatagtaaacaaagaagttcccctaaatgtcagtGTTTCAGCATTCTGATTCAATGGTTTGAATCTTTAATAACCAATAGCATATGCAGGTTGAGCCTAAAGCTCTACCAGGattcgaactctcaacctaacaaacaccagcatTAGGCATTagcccactgagccactgacaattCTATATATTGggtagtcacattcacatggtgaaaatgtgtgttggcaaacacacaacatcaagaaaattcctagcatgcatttgacaatagaattaagggtgttataaaaaagagtacagatctgaaaatgtgcactgttaatggtatccacttaatgatggttgtatggttgttatccaagaaaaaaaattactcatataggaatataggtgatatactgtaggagaaatgggctgagtggtcgaactttattggcctatatctctgaaatggaacaacgtatacaaattattttgataacttttgtgaggctttgtctaaacattgtctgtgagaattttggtgaagatttgataatttttgaagcctgtgaaactttttatgatgtttggcttttctctgaaattgtggcaaaagtaaacatttttagagcataagaccagggtgaaaaagatgcacctgaatgtagagattaatatgatgaaagaattttgagtctaggtcaatctggtaaggagaaataagcgtttttgacaagagcgccacctttgggtgcagtaccccaaattttgggttatgggtagtggggggtactggtaacaatacCTGAAAATGTCAAGTTTCTAGGACTTACggtttataggaatataggtgatctaggaaaaaAGGCCTAAGTGGTCTAACTTTATTGCCCTATATCTCTGATATGGatcaaaatatcaaaattctgagcagtaacttttgtgaggcttggtgtAAATATTGTCtatgagaattttggtgaagatttgattatttttgaagagtgtgaaactttttataatgtttggcttttccatgaaattgtggcaaaagtaaacatttgtagaccataagaccagggccaaaaagatgcatctgagtttagagattaatattattaaataattttgagtctaggtcaatctggtaaggagaaataagcataattaacttttttttttcaatagcgccacctttgggtgcagtaccccaaattttgggttttgggtagaggggggtactggtaaccatacctgaaaatttcaagagttttggagttacaGTTTAGGCTccagtatgacttttacagaattttggccaaaaatgaacggtacagaaacaatagcTACGCTGCTCAGACCcctaataataagaagaatacgtagaaacacaatgaggtcctcgcagcttcgctgcttggcccccaataataatccttacaaaaacaatagggccttgcgcccttcggtgctcgggccctaataatccttacaaaaacaatagggccttgcgcccttcggtgctcgggccctaacaataatcctttcaaaaacaatagggctttgCACCTCTCGGTGCgctcggtgctcgggccctaataaggATTTGCTCATAACACTCTAAATACATTGCACTGCTGttttggttgttccaaacttttagATAGGCATAGGCCTACGCAGTCAAGGACTTTTAACACTCGCACCAACCCGACTTGTCATGACGTGCCTTAGccccaaaaaggttgagaacctctgCTCTACGCATGAACTGAATCCCTGTtccaaacagtgttttttttattattttttttaaataagcctACAGAGGTAAGCAAACaattcaacattttaaacatgtgtAGACCGTGACTGTAGAGGACAATCTCTCACTGCTGTCAGTGTCAGCATCACATCAtgcaacagtaggcctaggccaaaGTCTTTTAACGTTACGGTTAAacgcctgaaaaatattaagctgctgctgttttcttttaattactgaatgatttaggctattattgtatgaatgaatggaacgttgtgtttttaagcgccagaattGACCCATCCCAAGCCCGAAAACCGCCACAGGTCAATCGTTATCATGTCATGACAATGCTACGTTTTCATATTTTATAGTCTATGgtttccatgcacaccatatCATTTTCCGATTTTATTCGGAATAATGCCAATATTCAGATTGCACAGGAGTCAATAAATATAGGCTAGTTGTCacacaagttttttttattattgttgtaagctaatattgaatgatttcacaaataaagctgtgaaaaaattgtacgcacagtgcgtacaggattacgcCTGCCCGTGCCACTGATCTGTGCCTCTGTTGGAATTCCTCCTCCATTTCTCTTAGTAACAGCAACTGTTTACAAATTGTTGTGACTGATGCCATTCATAATATAATCATGCCACATGAAACTAAACCAATGAAGTTATTCTAAATTGTATCACAGAAATGTAAATAACTGGGCCTAAATGCCCtcagtaagtatatatactcttttgatcccgtaaaggggaaatttggtctctgcatttatcccaatccgtgaattagtgaaacacactcagcacacagtacacacacagtgaggtgaagcacacactaatcccggcgcagtgagctgtctgctacaACAGCGTTGCTCGGGGCAAGCGGTGGCGAGGCGATGCTGGCGGTTTTGCAGCTTCTTGCGGCGGCGACTGGTCTCTGTGCTCTTCTTCAGATAATTGTCCAGTTGTTGGTCACTTCCATGAGTTCCTGCACCTTGAGGCAGAGCATGCACTTGGACTCCTGCAGCAGGAAGTGTTGGATCAGCATGGGGACCTGGTCCGCCAGCCGCTGGACCACAATCTGACAGGAGAAAATTaaaaagaatttaaaaaaaagtcttcAATGAGTTAACATTGTTAAGCACAGCTTTAAACCAAATCctgatacaatacaatacatcaaacacacaaacaaacaaacaaacacaaaaaaacgaataaacagggagagagagagagagagagaagattaaCATTTTCAAAACGTTAATCTTTGTGTGATTACTTCGTAATACTCTTTAAGTATCTTGGGGTAGTTATTCCTGCTGTCCAAATCACCATAGTCCTCCTCAGCAACACCCATTCTCTCATTGAGGATGCTGTCTTGTGTGTAGACCAGCTTCTCCATCTTAAACTGCTCACGGATTCTATCTGCCACTATGGCCTCTTGTCATTGTTAAACAACATTTAAAAGTTGTTTATAAAATTTCCCAAATTCCTCATCACCTGGTCTGAGATGTCGTCTGGTTGTTCAGGCACTGGAACTCTGGTGATCCCCAGCAAGTCAATGAGAGTGAGATCACACACATCAGGAGACATGATCTCCAGATGGATCAGAGCTGCTGATCCCAACGCCCTCTCCTGCCAACTCATCCTGGGCTTTGAAAaagattaaaggagaattccggtgtgatattgacctaaagtgtgttgaaacatgataccgagtgtgaacgtatgtctcatagcccattgTCTCATAGCCCATAGAATTTGACCTAACTTTTATGGCTGGTCGAcgcaacagacgctcatcagaaggtGGGCTGTTGGGGATGTAAAGCTGGATCAAATAATAGAAATGAgcagatccagtaagtgtcctataggccaaggtTTAAATTttattctggctactatagggataTTATGGAACCCTGgaggggtcattgcaagatatttctTTGGTGTATATCCAGAAAACGTGCACtcaatttactaaattgtgtgctcattttactaaatcgggGGCATGTGTAATATAGTGCACTCATTTTTGACCACACATTTTACAAatttgtgctctcattttaatttTTGTAAAATATTTAGTAAATGTGTGCACGATTTAGTCAATTCTGCACACAATTAACTAAATTTAGCATACAATCTATAAAATGAGaccaatttagtaaaatgagcacagcACTATATAGGAAAATGAGAACaatatactaaattgtgcgcacaatctagtaaaatgagaccacaatttagtaaaaatgAGTGCATAATTTACTCAGTTGAGCGCACATTTTCTTTCTGAtgatgtgtagtgtatgtaatgtatacagtaagTTACTCATGATAAAAGcgcctgctaaatgaataaatattctCACCGCTGCCTCAATAGGGAGAGCTACTCCAGACAGCGCCTCCAACACGGAGCTCTTCCCTGAGCTCTGGTCTCCGATCACAGCTATGGCAGGCAGGGCCATGGAAGAGTCTACCTTTGGTCCGTCTTTATATAGGGCTTACAAAGCCAACAATTGAATGCAGTGGGTCAACTGTAGAGATGCCAATAGCTGTCAAAGCATTGGTCTGGGAAAAGAATAAACATTGACAATTTAGATACCCGATACAACATGATGTGTGTAATAATGGAATGGATAAAAGAAACAACTATAAAAatcttttatcttttattatctttaatattttattatcttCAGTCAGAATTTTATCCTGCAAGATCACTGCTTTACTCAGTAAAACTCTGAACTTTCATCTCTATTGTTGTTAAATTGTTGTCAAGATACAGAATTTTGAATTATGGTCTCCCGCCATCTTTTTGGAACTTTACATTCTTGTCTTGACTATGAAACTTAATAAAATTAGTTTTGAATGCCTCTTTCATATAACAtcgaaaaagaaaaatcaatatTTTCAATGTTTTTTGTAGTAATCGGCCTGTATCTCAAAATTAGAATGTGCGACTTGTGACTCATTTTGTCAGATCGGTTCACATTTAGTTATTTGCACAATGTGCATTTTAGAATGTCAATAGTGCAAAGCTGACAGTTATGGTTAAGCATACTGTACCTCAATAGACAAGGCATATGGGTAACTGacctcaatattttttttcatgattttgtctttttcatatttaaacattaaattacagaaaacgtgtaacattttattttcatattaatgtaagtaatcaattggggaagtttcatagtgatatctgctagttaaTTTTTTAACACTATTCATCTGAGTCTTGCCTTATTTTCAGCACATTGACCAAGAAAGGGTTAATATACAAAATTGCTcaagggatatcactgggcCCCCTCTCAAATCTTAGAGATCTACAAGattctgcaaaaaaacaaaacaaaacaaaaaaaaacccaaacaaaaccaggtctgaccccatggctGCCGGACTATAGGCTAATACAGGTAATATTGGTTGTGCATTagcaaattacaaaaaaaaaatcatattttgtGCTTTAATATCAGAATTGATTCAACAGCTTCTTTGAATCTGTTTCCTGTCCCCTTTTACAGCGAATGATTTCAAAGTTTAAAGTTTACAGCAAGAGGGAATTTCCTCGCAGTGGCTCCAATAAAAAACATGCAATACTGATATCAGCTTTGTTCTCTGCCAGTTTGCAGCATAGCACATACTGAAAATTAGCTAGTCACGCTTGATGGAACAAAATGGCCAATTGAAACTGCAACCAGGTTTGGCAAAAGAACATATTCTTAGGTCATCTGATGAAGGTAGAACAATTTTATCCTCCTCAATTTCTTTTAATTTAATCAAATCTGTGATACTAATCCAGTTTCTTACTGGACGGAGAGAGATTTTCAGTCTATCCTAAGAAATAAAATGGATACATAAAGATTCAGTCACTCTGACGGACCACATTTCACCTTTGTTTGGGGTCACTAAGACATTTCCTTATGTTTTCCATGAACATATTATGTACATGAAATGGCTGTGTGAATAGGGAATGTAGCAAAACGAGAAGGTTAGAGCTGTCAAAGACAACCTGAAGGGAAAGCTTTCAGATTGTTCTCCACGACATGCTGCTGAGAATCCAGTCCATATTGAGACCAGAAATCATCTCGGTCTCTGAGACATCACTTGAACTAACAGTGcttgggaggagaggaagtgctggtggtgggtgtgtggagGGTTGCAGGGCATCATTCCTGGGCATTACAGAAGCATGCAGGACAAGGGCCATTACCAGTGTGTAGGCAGGGAATGTCCAGATAGCTCCGGCTGATAAGAGTGACAGAGGGGTCAGTGCTACATCCCTTGGCCTTCCTTGAACTGGTCAAGTCATCTGGATATGGAGTGAGGATTGTctcaaaattatttaaatatatataaaaggatatatatatacaaatacatacatttataaatatccaaatacaaaatacaaatataaaaatgtgacatacaaataaataaacaaatttatataaataaacgtgtctttgtaaatatattttcgagatttgaaaataaatatgcttgactttgtatgtggatttgcatttgtgaatctcctttttgcttttatgtcgatgacgtaattttgagacattcctagacattctctgctactcTGCAACAGCGTCGGAAAGATTCAGTTGCTATCAGTTGATAACAGACATGttgtacaacactgccatctgctggttgttcagtggagggtgtcttcgcattcaaatctagtggtatttatttgtggatcttggtgtgcagtaggaatgtctcaaaattgcgtcatcgacataaaagcaaaaaggagattcacaaatgcagattccacatacaaagtcaagcatatttattttcaaatctcgaaaatatatttacaaagacacgtttatttatataaatttgtttatttatttgtatgtcacatttttatatttgtatttgggTATTTATAaattatgtatatgtatatatatccttttatatatatttaaataattttgagACAACACTCCATACCTGGAAGAGGGTGTCTGCTGTGAGACCCAAAACACTACTGATGGACTAGGACTACTGATGTGTGTCCACGCATCCCAAGATTACAGGAAAAACAATAGGGCTACACAATAGTTTTTACTTGATGGCTGTTTTCCTTTTATTGGGCATCTGATCCTTTCACATTTCATACTGTGGATGAATACGCCCTGAGGTGCAACTGTGGTTGTAAtgacccagatagcaagaggctggcggaccactgtgTCGGCCCACTGGCGGGTTGCAGATTATATTTTGCCACTATTtgtctaaaatctttttcatttgttcagttatactccatacattattttaa
Protein-coding sequences here:
- the LOC125298908 gene encoding interferon-induced GTP-binding protein Mx-like isoform X1: MALPAIAVIGDQSSGKSSVLEALSGVALPIEAALYIPNSPPSDERLLRRPAIKPRMSWQERALGSAALIHLEIMSPDVCDLTLIDLLGITRVPVPEQPDDISDQIVVQRLADQVPMLIQHFLLQESKCMLCLKVQELMEVTNNWTII
- the LOC125298908 gene encoding interferon-induced GTP-binding protein Mx-like isoform X2: MALPAIAVIGDQSSGKSSVLEALSGVALPIEAAPRMSWQERALGSAALIHLEIMSPDVCDLTLIDLLGITRVPVPEQPDDISDQIVVQRLADQVPMLIQHFLLQESKCMLCLKVQELMEVTNNWTII